DNA sequence from the Candidatus Palauibacter australiensis genome:
ATTCGCCCTGCCCCAGGAAGGGCGACTGGTTCCACCCGTTCACGTCGTCGTAGGTGAAGACGCGGGGGTACCATTGCGCGAGCTGATAGATGATCCCGCCCCGGATGTCGAGTTGCCCCATGCGGTCGCCGCCCGTCTCGGGGATCTCGAACGCGAAGTCGATCTCGACCTCGACCTGGCTCCCGCCCGGAGGGAGGGGTTCGCCGAGGAGGATCTCCATCATCGTGTCCTCGGTCCGGTACTCGGGGACCGTCATCTCGCCGCCGAGGTCGGCGCGCACCCCCGAGATCACGAAACCGCCGTCCTTGAAGAAGCCGCCGTGGCGAACGTCCCCGCCGAGTTCCTCCGCTCTCAGCGCCCCGTAGCTGGTCTCGCGGAAGAGGTTCTGGTCGAGCTGCACCCACAGGCTCGCGAGCGAATCGGGACTGTTGTTCGTGTAGGTGATGCGTTCCGTGCCCTCGATGCGGTCGTCGACGAGAGTGACCTTGATGTGGTAGTCCGCCCGCTGCTGCCAGTAGGCCTCGCCGGGCGCGCCGGCAGCATCCCGAAACTCGCCGGGCTCGGGGAGATCAAGCGGTTCGAAGGCGACCGCCGGATCGAAGATCCTGCGCAGGGAATCGCGGCGCGCGAGTTCGGCCGCTTCCGCCGCCTCCCGCGCTTCCCGTTCACCTTCTTCCTGCGCCGCCAGCCCGCCCGCGGGCGAGAAGCCCGCGACGGACGGCAGGGCGGCCAGCGGAGAGAGGACAAGCATGAGCAGCGCGACCGGCCCCGCCGCGTGAAGTGCCCGCATCCCAGCCCCGATCCCCTTCATCGAACCTCCATGTTCCATGCTGCGTTCAGTTCCGCTCCGCGTTCGGCTGCCCTTGTCCTCACACGATCCTCAGCGGCTGACGCTTCCCGTAGGACAGTGTACGCCAGACCCACTCCAGGGGTCCGAAGCGGAACCGGGCGAGCCACCACGGCGACCACGCCAGCTGGAGCGCCCAGATGGCCACGACGATGCCGACGCACGCCGCGCCCCCCACCCGCTCGAACAGGCCCAGCCCATGGCCGTAGAAGATGAGCGAACACAGCACGCTCTGGACAATGTAGTTCGTGAACGCCATGCGACCGACGGCGGCCAGGCGCGCGCGGGCGCGAGACAGGCGCCCGCTCCGACCCAGGAGCATCACCAACCCCACGTAGCCAAGGAAGACACCGATGGAGCCGACGTAGTTGAAGAGGCTCCCTCCGAGCTTCGACTGCTCCCAGGCGAACCCGGCCTCCACGTTGTACCAGACCCCTGCGGCGGCGAGCGGCAGGCCGAGCCCGAGCCCCCAGAGGACGAGCCGGCGGTAGAACGAGGCCGGCCACGTCGCCGAGAGCACGCCCAGCTTGTAAAGGGCCATGCCCACGAGCATGAGCCCGCCCGCTCGCCACAGGAGGTAGCCCGCGAAGGCGACGGTCTCGACGAGGAAGGCGTAGTAGGCGCGGACGGGCATCTGCTGCGCCCAGCCCCCGCGCATCGCTTCGATCTCCACCCTGATCTCCGCGGCCGCGGGCGCCCACTGCGCCGCGACCTCCGCCCGCTCCCCGGCGGGCCAGTACGGAATCGACCAGTGGGCGAGGCCCATAACGAGTACGACGATCCCGACCGCACACCCCCCGGCCCACAGCAGGCGGCGGGGCGCCCAGTCGCGGAACCCGTACAGGATGAAGCCGCAGAGGGCGTAGGGGACGAGGATGTCTCCGTGCCAGATCCCGTAGGCGTGAAGCAGTCCGATCGCGAGGAGCCAGAACTGGCGGCGATAGTGCAGCCGGCCTCCCGGGACGCCGCGACGGTCCATGCGCTCGCTCATCATCGCGATCCCCGCGCCGAACAGGAGGGAGAAGATCGAGATGAACTTCGTGTCCGCGAAGACGTTGACCGCGGCCCAGATCCAGAGGTCGGTGGCCCCGAGGCCGCCGCCCGGGGCGGCGGACGGATTCCGGTAAGCCGCGGAGACCCAGGCGAAGCTCCAGATGTTGACGATGAGGATGCCCAGCACCGCGACGCCGCGGAGCACGTCGATCGCATGGATGCGCTCGGATCCCGACACCGGAACGGCGGTGCCGGCGGCTTGCAGAGTCTCGGACATCTATCGCCTGTTCGCTTGTTGCCTGTTCGCTATGTTGGGGGCGTGGTGCGATGCGCGAGCACGCAACGACGCCAGGTGAACCGAGAGGTGTGAACATGTCCGGGTCCAGGAACATTCTGTCTCAGCCCTTCCTCCTCCGCACCCCGCTGAGGGTCCCCACGCTGACCGCGGTCTTCATCCTGACCGCATCCTTCGGGGCGCATGAAGCCCGCGCCCAGGCCGACGACGCGTGGACCCCGGCGCTGAGCATGCAGTACCGCGCGGTCTCCGGCACCGCGATCTCCCCCGACGGCTCCCGCATCGCCTTCGTGGTGCGCGAGCCGCTGATGGAAGGACCGCAGTCGGAGTATCGGAGTCACATCTGGATGACGGACGCGGACGGGACGGGGGCCGCGCAGTGGACGCGTGGGGAGGCGTCGGCGGGGGCGCCGCAGTTCTCGCCCGACGGCGCGTGGCTGAGTTTCAGCTCCGGCCGCGACGGAGAGGGCGAGGCGGGCAGCCAGGTGTGGGCGCTGCCGATGGCGGGCGGCGAGGCGCGGCAGCTCACGAAGGCGGAGGGATCGGTGGCGGGGTATCGCTGGTCGCCCGACGGGACGCGGATCGCCTTCCTCATGCGGGATCCGCCGACCGCGGACGAGAAGAAGGCGCGGGAGGAAAAGCGGGACGTGATTCTCGTCGACCGGAACTACAAGTTCGCGCACCTGTACGTGGCCGCCGTCAACGCGGCGTCGGACGAGCCCGCGACGCCGGTTCGGCTCACCCACGGCGACTTCCATATCACCGGATTCGGCTGGGCGCCGGACGGGGAGAGGATCGTGTTCGCGCACCAGGTCGATCCCCGTATCAATACGGGGCGGCTGAGCGGAGATCTCTCCACGACGACCGTCCCTGACGCAGCGGAGATCAGTGAAATCCTGGCCGCGCGGGAAGCCGAGGGAGACGACGACGAAGAACCGGCCGAAGGCGGCGACACCGGTCCGGCCGCGGTCGGAGAGATCGCGCTCCTCGTGGGCGGGGCGGGGATCGAGCGGAGCCCGCACTGGTCGCCGGACGGCGCCTGGATCGCCTACGTGTCGACCGGGAATCAACCGGAGCCGATCGGACTCGGTGACGTATATGTCATGCCGGCGGGGGGTGGAGAGGCCCGGCGACTGGACACCCCGAACCGGAGCGCGTCCGTGCTCGGCTGGTCGGGGGACTCCTCCGAACTGCTCCTCCTCGAATCGCTCGGCACGCGCAGGCACGTGCTGGCCGTGCCTGCCGATGGCGGCGAGATGCGTTTCGTCTCCTACGGGGATGGCGTCGTCGGCTCCGTCGCGCTCACCGACGACGCGAGCCGCATGGCCTTCACGTGGCAGACCCCCGAGGAACCGTGGGACGTCTTCGTGTCGCCCACCAACGGGTACTCGCCGCAGCGGGTGTCGGATGTGCATGCCGACGTGCCGCGCCCGGAGATGGGGCGTACCCAACTCGTCTCCTGGACGTCCACCGAAGGATTCGAGATCGAGGGGCTCCTCACCTACCCCGTGGACTACGAGGAGGGCGAGCGCGTGCCGCTCATCCTGAACGTGCACGGCGGGCCGGCGGGCGTCTTCAGCCAGAGCTTCACCGGCAGTCCGGCCGCGTACATGCTCCAGTACTTCGCCCAGGAGGGCTTCGCGATCCTGCGCCCGAACCCCCGCGGCTCGACCGGCTACGGGAAGGACTTCCGCTACGCCAACTTCCAGGACTGGGGCTACGGCGACTTCCGCGACCTCATGTCGGGGGTCGACCACGTGATCGACATGGGGGTGGCGGACCCTGACCGCCTCCTCCTCATGGGCTGGAGCTACGGCGGCTACATGACGTCGTGGGCGGTCACCCAGACCGACCGCTTCGTGGCGGCGAGCATGGGGGCCGGACTCCCGAACCTGGTTTCGATGACGACGACGACGGACATCCAGGACTACCTCGTGGGCCACATGGGGGTCGAGTTCTGGGAGGACTACGAGCGCTACGAGCGGCACTCGGCAATGTACCACATCGCGAACGTGGTCACGCCGACGCAGGTGATTCACGGGGCCGAGGACCTGCGCGTCCCCTTCACGCAGGGGCAGGAGTTCTACCGCGCCCTCGACCGCCGCGGCGTGCCGACGGAGATGGTCGTGTACCCGCGCACGCCGCACGGGCCGCGCGAACCCAAGTTCGTCATGGACGTGTCGGAGCGGATCCTGACCTGGTTCCGGAAGCACCTGGGATCGGAAGCGGTCGCGGCCGAGGACGAGAGCCGCTGAGCCGCCGGGCCGCGACCCGGAACCGCGCCGCGGCGGCGTGAGCGGGGCCCGCCGGGGCCATCCGAAGTTCACCCGGGAGGCGGCCACCCGATTGTGGCTGCACCGCCAGGGGCTCGACCGGCCGCGGGGGTCGAGCCCGCTCGCCCCGGCGGCCTTCGTCGACCATCTAACGCGGACGGGCGCGCTTCAACTCGACAGCGTGAACGTGGTGGACCGGGCCCATTACCTGACCCTCTGGAGCCGGTTCGGCTCCTACGACCGCGCGGACGTGGACCGCTGGGTGTATCGGGACCGCCTCGCGTACGAGTACTGGGGGCACGAAGCCTCGATCCTTCCCATCTCCCATCTTCCGCTCGGGCGGCGGCGCATGCGACGGTTCCCGCCCGAGAGCTGGTCGGGGCGCGCGTGGTGGAGCCGATACGCGACGTCGACGGCGTCGAAGCGGCGTGTGCTGCGGCGTCTGCGCGCGGAAGGACCGCTGGAGAGCGTCGACTTCCAGCCGCAGCCGGCCGAACGCGAGGAGAAGACGGACTCGCTCGCGTGGCGCCTGAAGGAGGACAAGCGCTCGCTCAAGCTGCTGTGGCACGACGGACGGGTCGCGGTGACGGGGCGGCGCCACTTCCGCTGCGTCTATGACGTGGCGGAACGGGTGTACCCCGACGGGCCGGCCGCAACGCTCGCGGAGTACCGCGACAGCTGGCTCCTCGTCGGGCTTTCGGGC
Encoded proteins:
- a CDS encoding DUF418 domain-containing protein; this encodes MSETLQAAGTAVPVSGSERIHAIDVLRGVAVLGILIVNIWSFAWVSAAYRNPSAAPGGGLGATDLWIWAAVNVFADTKFISIFSLLFGAGIAMMSERMDRRGVPGGRLHYRRQFWLLAIGLLHAYGIWHGDILVPYALCGFILYGFRDWAPRRLLWAGGCAVGIVVLVMGLAHWSIPYWPAGERAEVAAQWAPAAAEIRVEIEAMRGGWAQQMPVRAYYAFLVETVAFAGYLLWRAGGLMLVGMALYKLGVLSATWPASFYRRLVLWGLGLGLPLAAAGVWYNVEAGFAWEQSKLGGSLFNYVGSIGVFLGYVGLVMLLGRSGRLSRARARLAAVGRMAFTNYIVQSVLCSLIFYGHGLGLFERVGGAACVGIVVAIWALQLAWSPWWLARFRFGPLEWVWRTLSYGKRQPLRIV
- a CDS encoding S9 family peptidase, producing the protein MSGSRNILSQPFLLRTPLRVPTLTAVFILTASFGAHEARAQADDAWTPALSMQYRAVSGTAISPDGSRIAFVVREPLMEGPQSEYRSHIWMTDADGTGAAQWTRGEASAGAPQFSPDGAWLSFSSGRDGEGEAGSQVWALPMAGGEARQLTKAEGSVAGYRWSPDGTRIAFLMRDPPTADEKKAREEKRDVILVDRNYKFAHLYVAAVNAASDEPATPVRLTHGDFHITGFGWAPDGERIVFAHQVDPRINTGRLSGDLSTTTVPDAAEISEILAAREAEGDDDEEPAEGGDTGPAAVGEIALLVGGAGIERSPHWSPDGAWIAYVSTGNQPEPIGLGDVYVMPAGGGEARRLDTPNRSASVLGWSGDSSELLLLESLGTRRHVLAVPADGGEMRFVSYGDGVVGSVALTDDASRMAFTWQTPEEPWDVFVSPTNGYSPQRVSDVHADVPRPEMGRTQLVSWTSTEGFEIEGLLTYPVDYEEGERVPLILNVHGGPAGVFSQSFTGSPAAYMLQYFAQEGFAILRPNPRGSTGYGKDFRYANFQDWGYGDFRDLMSGVDHVIDMGVADPDRLLLMGWSYGGYMTSWAVTQTDRFVAASMGAGLPNLVSMTTTTDIQDYLVGHMGVEFWEDYERYERHSAMYHIANVVTPTQVIHGAEDLRVPFTQGQEFYRALDRRGVPTEMVVYPRTPHGPREPKFVMDVSERILTWFRKHLGSEAVAAEDESR
- a CDS encoding winged helix DNA-binding domain-containing protein produces the protein MSGARRGHPKFTREAATRLWLHRQGLDRPRGSSPLAPAAFVDHLTRTGALQLDSVNVVDRAHYLTLWSRFGSYDRADVDRWVYRDRLAYEYWGHEASILPISHLPLGRRRMRRFPPESWSGRAWWSRYATSTASKRRVLRRLRAEGPLESVDFQPQPAEREEKTDSLAWRLKEDKRSLKLLWHDGRVAVTGRRHFRCVYDVAERVYPDGPAATLAEYRDSWLLVGLSGCGIAPERHLVNYFTGPELNAAERRRAIARNLRKKRIVEVGVEGLRGPCYALPEHLDGINRLPEPAGTTLICPFDSLLWQRKRAAELLDFHYTVEIYVPAKKRKYGYYVLPILHDGRLVGRLDPKLHRDRGVLEIRALHLESGFAPTAHFTTGLNAAVADLADFLGADDIVMPPNG